AGACGCGGCGCCAAGGCAAAGAGTAAAGAAAAAACGACGAAAATTTTCCTGGGTAGATTGCCCGACAACCTCGACAAGGCTGTGCGAACTGCCCCATGCCCTGCTTGCCGTTTCAGCGACAGGCACGGTGCGTCAACACCAATACCCTTTATTGGGCACCCGTCTTGAAGCGGTTTGTGACCTCGTTGGTCAACTTGGTGGGGTCGTAAGCCGGCGCGTACGTGGGGGCCAGAGCGCCGAATAGTGTAAAGAGAACGAAGACGGAcaggacgatgacggcgagctTGCGGAGAACGGGCTTGCGGGCACCGAACTCGGCCCACTGGCGGCCTGCCTCACCGATGTAGCCCTTGAGCTGGTCGTAGCCGAGCTTGTAGTAAACCATGCCGCCCAGGGCGATGGAGTAACCGAAGAACTGCAGAGGGGTGACCTGCGTGCCCCAGATCATCATAGAGGCGACGACAAGCATGATGTCCTTGAGGACACCGCAAAGGGTGAGAACGACGGCAGAGGTCTTGCCGATCTGTAGAATCTGTCAGCACACGATCATGGGACCTGTAGAGGGTCGGGTATGGCGTACCAGGAAGACCACCGAGACATTAAGCATGAATGCGCAGAGGCCGTTCAAGAAAAAGGTGAAGAGGCCAACGTGGTAAACCTCGGCCATGGAGACCTTGGGGAACTCCCAGATAAGGGCAACAACTCCGTTCATGACGGCGCAGATGGGCGCGAAGTAGTAGAGCGAGACGAGAGGGTCCATCTTGAAGTCGGCAGAGCTCAGAAGGCGCTGAACCATGGTGAGACGCAGGGCCTCAAAGATGATGCCGCCAATCTGGAACAGCACGCCAATTGGGACGAAGTGAATCTCGCCAAAGGACGCGATGATGACACCAACAACAATGGCGGAGACGTTGAGGAACTGCTTCAGGTTGGGCGAGGACACGCCCAGAGTCCAGCCTGAGATGAGAACAGCGACAGGGGTGGTGGCCTTGAGCATCTGAATGAAGGCGACGGAGAGGTAGAGGTATGTCAGGTTTCCGCAAATCAGACTCAGACTGAAGAAGATGCCGATGGGGACAACGGCGCGCAGGTAGACGCGGCCCGTCATCTTGACCGTCTTGCGGCCGTCAAGCATGGTCGTCCATCGCGCCATGGCTTGTGTAACGATTGTCGCGAAGGTGAGATGATAGGTCGTGAGGATAACGGGGTAGCCTAGGACGGCCATTAGCAAGGGGCACGTCAGActgcgagcgcggcgaggggcaCATACGGAAGTTGAGGGTGTCCAGGAGCCATTTGTTGAAGAGGATGACGGAGGAGCTGAAGCCGATCCAGGTGCTGCGCGATTGTCAGTTTCCGTGCCGCCTGCCTGTAGCTGAATTCGAAGTGCATTGCATCGCGACGAAAAGAatcgtggcgacggcgggacTCACACGACATAGAAGATCGGGTGCAGCGCGGCCTTTGCGGGCTGGGGCTTCTCGGCCTGGGGGTTCACGGTCGGGAGGACCTGCGACGCCTCCGGgcggacgacgtcgcccgaGACGCGTGTCTTCTCGTCGGCAGACATGTTGCTGGCTTCACAGTCGAGACGATGTGGGAAGCGCCGGCAGTTGAGGGCAGTATCGCGGAGTGATGCGACTGTTCGCGAGGCGAGGATGATCTTGTACAGGACACGGAAACGAGTGGACGGACAGCCAAGTCCTTGAACAGGGTTCCACGTTGGGGGTTGGAAAAAAGGAGTGGATGAGGTAAGGTAAGCCGCCTGTGGACTGGGAATGAAGATGCAATATGCGGGGCCGGCAGCAGCTGAAGAGACAGGGCCAAGTCGACGCGTGAGAAGTAagtggaggagaaggaaaagaagaggTTTCCTGCCAGCCAAGGCCTTGTGCGACGTGATTTTACGCGAAGTACGTAGAAGAAGAACCGGCTTGCAATCGCGGACGGACGAAGAAGCGAAACTCGGTTTCCAGACGGGGCTGCGCAGGTTGGTGGGAGCCAACAGTGGGTTAGGCAGGCCTCTGGGTCTGCACGGGCTGGGTGCGGGGAGAGCAAGAGAAGGAGTGTGttgggagagggagggagaggcgggAAGGGCGCTTGGCTCCTGAGCGCGGCCGCGCGAGGCAATTAAAAAAAAATTCGCCCCTCCCGCAGGCGGCCACCCCTGGGTTGTAAATTAGCActttggcagcggcagcgatTGCGTCTGCGGTATACAGTGTCAAGAGCGACCCTAGCACCGTGACATTGGGGGGTCTATTGTTGACGCGCGTGTGCTGAGGATCGTCGGGGGGATTGTCCACACAGGGCTCGCACGTTGTGCCGACACGGTGCTGTCCCTGTTCTGTCGCAGGCGCTTTCaggggaaagagggggggggggggccaccACGGCTGGCAGGGCACAAGGGTCGGGTCGGGTGCCTGTGCTGGAGCGGGTCCCGGCCCCCTACTAAGGTAAGCATCGTAAGCCTAACCTACCGCTTACCACTGTGCTGCCGCTTCCTTCCAGTGCCTAGAGGGTCGGATGCCTTGTCTCGTTTGGGTCAGGTCGGACCAGTGGCTGACGGAAGCAGGCACTGTAACCACGGCCCTAGCGAATCAATCTGCCCACGTTGGAGACACCCAGCATCGACAAGCGTTAGGACGTGATAAGgggggcgctgccgctggaaTGGTCTCTCTCGCTACCGAGAACAGCAGCAAGTCACCCCGGTAAGCCGCCGGTTGCGCAATCCGCCAACGAGGGAGAATTTCGTTCTGGCGTCCACCTCAATCGTCCCCTCCCCGTGTTCGCGACTGGATTCGGCCACTGCTACGGCACATACATCTCTGCAAAGTCTCTTGGCTGCAGCATCACACTCACTTAACAAGCTCAACGGCAACTGACTGGATGCCTGTCTGACTCGATCTAGTATCCCGTCCCGAACCCACAGTGGCCACGCTAGAGCCTGTTGTGCTGTGCCTGATTTTTTTTGTGGTGCCCTGTTCTATTTTCTGCTGCATGTTACGGTGTCGATGACATTCTTTTTCCGCCACCGCAAATGCCCGCAACGTGCTCTTCTTGGTGGTGTCCGGTCTGGCAACGACGTTTTGTTCTACAAGCTGCACTGGGGAGAGGAGTCCCTGCATATCGCACTGTCGTAACTGAGTAAGTTCTCAGGGCTCCGTATATTCAAGTCCGCCTGGCGACGAGACTTACGTGGGGTCGGTCAATGCGCCGCCCTGTAAGCGCACAGTCCTGACGGATCGTGGCCGGAGCGACATCCGCAGGATGAATCTTGTAACAAGACTCCATGTTGCAGTGGATGTCAAGGATGATTAGGCTCTTGAGAGTTCCAGTCGAACGCTCGGCATGTCTCTCGAGCGCCTTCGCTACAATCCGGGCGACACGTATATATAGGCGCCGGCAAACAAGCACATCGTCGATACGGGTGAATATCCCATCATGGCACGACGGTGTATAAAACCCGTTTCCTTGCGCGCACTTACACCGCGTTTTCCTGTAACAACATGGTAATGCTGCCATTTgtcctcgtccccgtctgctgctggcttgctgcgcctgccctcgccgttCCGACGGTGGGCGCAGTGGGCTCGCCGCAGGTGAGAACTGACTCGGTAAGCGCCCTGTCTCCGTTCGTGATGCTTTGCGAGACCAATACTTGAAGCAACAGGGGTAGGCACTGACGTTATTCCCAAGTACTTCACGGCTTTGAGGCCCCTCTCTTACTCTTTAGTCGAGCATGTCCCCTCTGTCGACCCGGTATATCCTATTCACAGAGCGTCCAAGGCCGCAGGCGAGGGACTGTGGCGCCAACAGTGGTTGTCTGTTGCCGAAATGGCAGGAGGCTCTATCCGTGATGTGGTCTTACTGGCGGATCTCGCCGATCCCATCCCGTCAATCCTCGTGCTTAACATGGCCGAGCCCTCGACCGGAGAGATGCTCAACATATTTCACTCGCCGCAGGGGTGATGTCTGGGAAGATTACGATCTCTGGGGCGTGATCAATTCCCCAAGCTCAATCACTCtctacgtcgtcgtcggcgagaagGTCAAGGTTAGTCTGGAAAGGGTCAAAAGGTACGTGAGTGTCCATGGGCTGGGAGAACCGACCAATAACCTGGGGACGACTGTGAGAAGACCGGTTTTGTTCTTGGCTGCTTTCACCCTATAAGTACATACTTGCTTAAACACACATTTTACCATTCAAGTCCTGGCCATGGCAGGCCCACGTGCTCGGGCTGTCACTCGTACGTCACTGACTCACCACAATGCAGTGATAAAGGCAGTGCTCGAGAACTTCGAACATCCTTTTCTCAACAAATCGCGTGGAAAATTTTATACTACCCCCCGTATTCCTGGACCGATAGATGGCTGATTCTTGTTCACCCAGGACACTATGCTACGCTTGTCTCGGACCGGTCCCCCAATGgtctccgctgccgccagctTGTCTGGAAGAGATAGCTTCGGAAGACCGCATGACTAGCAACAACGTGGCCGGCTTCAGCATCATCGTTAGCACGTGACGCGAGGGCGAGTACCTTGCGGGGGCTTACTTTAGTATAAGACAGGAGCCTCTGTCCAGCTTCCTGCCTCCGAAGAACACGGATACATCGGTGATCGCCATGCCCACTTGTACATACGTATGCGCTGTTCAAAATTGCCCTCCCGCCAGGGCAGCCGCACGCGTTCTTTGTGCTTCAGACGGAATTTTAGAAGGCTCGTTTGCAGTTGCTTGAGGAAGTGTCTAAGTCAGGCGTGAAGCTACCGGTGAGACAAGGATCAACGAGCCGGGGGTCACCCCGTCCGTTTCTGCTTGCCAAGCATTCCCCCGCGGGTGCATTCATTCCATTAAGCttcgcggcggtggcgcgtGGCTCGGCATCTCTAGATGAAGCTTGGCACGGTGCGGCTGCACCATCCTTCTTTCTCCGGTCCTTCTGGCAGCACGGCAGCAGCCGGTAGCAGGTATTGCCGTTTCTGGCCGCTGGATTCTGTAGCTGCTAGCATGAGGCTACCACGGAGTCCGAGTGTGTAAATGAAGCACGTATCTACTTCCTGGCAGGTGCTCTGAGAAAGGCAAAGGCCAGCATGGGTATCAGCGATCAGCAGCTGATCACCCTGACGCTATGCACGCACTGGCAaggagcgagcgagcggcccTCCACCGCACAATgcagggcgaggcgaagGGCTCTGAGAGCAGGAGCTTTGTTGCTCCACGTCCATATCTCGCTTGCCCGCCCTGGAGGAGCAAAAGAAAGGATAAGGTGGTACGTAGCAGATCGTCCCGTCCATCGGCCACCGACCGACTGCTCGCAGCATCTGGGCCTTTTGTTTCGCTCTGTCTTGGACAATCACATGCACCACCTGACGGCTGGTATGTATTGTCGAGGGACGGACCAACGCTGCTCCTACGTTTGCATAATCGATCACGGACACATGACCATGAACCGGTCGCAACATTGGGTGAAAGGGCCGGGTTGCAATGCGCAGCACCGTGTTACTCGGCGGGGAACGAGGTGTCGAGGAATTCAGGCCAATTCTGCATGCGCACAGTGACGCCCAGAAACGGCTCACAATGTGCCGTTCATCTCCCCTTCCATCTACGTATCTCCGTTTGCCTTATCAACGGGCACTCCGGATTTTCTCTCCTAGTATTCATTTTGGCGGCAGCTCCaggttgatgatggcggcccaCACTTTGACCCTGGGACGCCGCCCCCTGACTCTGTCTGGACGGCGCCAAATCGCCGCACTGTGCTTTCGGTGCCGCCAGCGTGGCATCTTTCTGCGACCGGGCGAGGAGAGTCGATCTTGATCTGCCCTTGTTTCAGGATGAGAGCCGTTGCACCAGCCGCACCCTCTTGTCGACTGGCCACGCCGGCCGGCTAGGCTGGCGGCTGATTCGAGGAGATGCGGCAACTGATCGCCAGCCCGAGTGACGTCGGGCTCCAGCGAGGTGACGACGCTTCAAAATCTTCACTGCTCCCCCATCAAGTCCCCAAGCGCCTCTTCTACCGCGGACAGACGTGGTACAGTTGGTACCAAGGATTACTGAGTACAGGAAAAGCAGACCGCAAAGCATGGCCCGCGGCGACTGCGATCTGCGACGTGATTGCGGGCTGGCCACAAGCAACGTACGACAACACCCAGCCGAAAGGGGAGGTTCCGGCGTGCGTACTACTACTCTACTCCATACATATGGCCAGACGTACGGAGGAGATAGGCGACCGACAAGGAAGCAGTGCTGGCTGAGAGCCGAGTGAAAGGCACGTTTGCGGAGTACAGAGCGACGGGCGCAAACACCTTTTGATCGTCTCGATTCTCCACTACTGCGTGCGAGCACAAGACCTACTGGTCAACTGGCAACCTGCCTGTTGAGGAACATCATCCGGGAAGCGAAGACGGACGTGCCCACTGCCAACTGCAACATGCGTCGTTGGGGATCTGCGCTGGGCGAcagcgggcgagcgggcggttGGGGCGATGCGGATACTGTAGATACGACAAGAGCCACGGCCACTTGCAATCAGGACTTATTGACCAGACATTTTGCAACAAAGGCGGCCCCGCGCCCCGGCGGACGATGGCCGCAGGTAATGAACCTCGTGGCACGGGTTTTATTCGACAGCGGGAGCGCCCAGGCGGGATCTCTCATCTTACGGCGAAATTGCGAGGCATGGGGCGGTGGATGCGATGCTGGGTACCCCCCAGTCGCCTTACTTGGTGGTTGTGGCGTCGTTGACGGAGATGACAGCCGGAGGGAATGTCATCATCCGAACCCAACTCAGGCGTGCCGGCCACGACTCATCAACTTGGTACGCTcgcccgcacgcacgcactggGTCGGTTGGACGTCAAGCTTTGGGAGCAGGTGAAACGgccaggcacgcacgcggcggcggcgtcggcgaccagTACGGAGAAGCCCTCATCAACCCCGCGAGCGGGCAGGGCAcgagggcgggggggccgGCCGTCATTGTCTGGGAGAAcggcacgcccgccgagagcgtgcgagacggcggagcgcggcgacggcatgtTGCGGTCGTTCAccgaccaacaacagcacccGGAGGCGGACCCGGACATggcatccccccccccttgcccctCGCTGCACAGCCAGCAGGCACGCGCTAACAATGCTAAGCTTCCTCGCCATGCAGAACCCATGGCACAGTGCCCGTGTGTCTCAGGCGCTCCGCTCGCGGCGGGATGATGCACAGACAAGGGCATTTTAGGACCGTCGAAGGCGGTCgcgaagggaggggggaggggggggtcATGCATGCACCGGTAGGGCACGTAATTTGGAACGCAGATGCCGGAGACGACAtccagggggaggggcatgTAACGGAACAGTGAAGCATCACTGTTGttggtacttcgtacgtatgGTAGTGCCCAAATAGATTGACGAGTTCAGGCTAgccgtggtggccgtggaGGTGGCAGATTGAGTTTGGCTTGGCGGTGGCAGTGGAGCTCTCGCCCCCCTCGCTGCACTTcggacggaggaggatggaggcAGGGAGGCAGGAACGGAaggctggctgctggctgctggctgctggctgcaCGCGGGCCTGGCGTCGGTCGGGTGCGGGTGGCATCCACTGATGGCACgttggctggccggccgcctaTCTTGGGCCTGGCGGTGTCCGTGTCCAGTGGATTGGGTTGGATTTGGCGCCACCGAAttgcccgccatgccatAGAGGTACCATGCCGGGCCAgggcaggccagggcaggccattgaaggcggcgggggcagccTGACCCATAATAAATTTGGTTCAATTGGGCCTGCTTTTGCCCCTCCATGAAGGTggattggatggatggtCGGATGGAAGGGTTGCGTGGACTGAGGTGAGCGtctccttttttttcccctgcccgccgccaacctgcctgcctgccatcgTCTGTCTGTCAGGGATACGACCCGAAACAACTTCGCCAACCCTCCTCCATATCAGTTGCAAACTTGGCAATTGCTTCGCCTCTCTTCTCTCTACTCTActcccgctcgctcgctcgctcgctcgccgtcgtctgtaacgcgcgcgcgcatcttGCATCTTGCTTCCACgcacgcccacgacgacgtcgaggctcctcgtcctcttccccTCAACCTACTACCACCCCCAAATCCTCACACCGACATTCCCACCACCCCCGCCACCATGGGCGCCGACATGTGAGCAGCACGCgcgccctctctctccttcaGCGGGAACGCCATGACCAAGTGCACCGACTGACGCTTTGATCCTCCAGTAACGTTGATGTCCTCGTCATTGGCATGGGACCTACGGGTCTCGGTGCCGCCAAGCGCCTGAACCACATTGTGCGCTGAACCTCGATTCGgtcccgcctcgcctcgtgACCCTGTCGCTAACGATTGCCTGACAGGACGGCCCGTCGTGGTTGATTGTCGACTCTTCCGACAAGGCTGGCGGTCTTGCCAGCACCGATGTCACGCCTGAGGGTTTCGTAAGTTGCTGCCTCGTCGCTCCCCCATGTCGCCAACGACACACCCATCGCTGACAATGTCGCGCTGTAGCTCtacgacgtcggcggccacgtcaTTTTCTCTCACTACAAGTACTTCGACGActgcctcgacgaggcgctcccCCAGGATGACGACTGGTTCACCCACCAGCGCATTTCCTACGTCCGCTACAAGGGCCTCTGGGTCCCCTATCCTTTCCAGAACAACATCTCTATGCTGCCCAAGGAGGACCAAGTCAAGTGCATTGACGGCCTCATCGACTCGGCGCTGGAATGCCGTGTCGCCAACACCAAGCCCAAGAACTTCGACGAGTGGATTCTGCGAATGACGGGtcagggcgtcgccgacatctTCATGCGCCCCTACAACTACAAGGTCTGGGCCGTCCCCACCACCAAGGTACGTTGGGCAATTTCCCGCTATTCTAGTGTTGCTGTGGCTTCCATCGTGCTCACATCGTCACAGATGCAATGCCAGTGGCTCGGTGAGCGTGTCGCCGCTCCCGATATCAAGACGGTCACCAAGAACGTCATCCTGAACAAGGTTGCTGGCAACTGGGGCCCCAACGCCACTTTCCGGTTCCctgcccgcgacggcaccggcggTATCTGgatcgccgtcgccgacacgctgcccaaggagaagaagcgtTTCGGCAAGCAGGGCGAGGTCACCaaggtcgatgccgagaaCAAGATTGTCCACTTCGCCGATGGCTCCACCATTGGCTACGGCAAGCTCATCAACACCATGGCTGTCGACCACCTCGTGGAGAAGATGGGCAACCAGGAGCTCGTTAAGCTCTCCAAGGGCCTCTTCTACTCGACGACACACGTCATCGGCGTTGGTATTCGTGGCGAGCGCCCCGAGCGCATTGGCGACAAGTGCTGGGTGagttgacgatgctgccCACGAGACGGACCGTGGACCAAACACAGAAGCTAACGTCTGAGACAGCTGTACTTCCCCGAGGACAACTGCCCCTTCTATCGCGCCACCATCTTTTCCAACTACTCCCCCTACAACCAGCCCGAGGCCAGCGCCAAGCTGCCGACGCTGTaccgcgccgacggctccaAGGGCTCGTCtgaggccaaggagggccCTTACTGGTCCATCATGCTGGAGGTCTCGCagtcgtcgatgaagcccGTCGATGAGGAGAACCTGCTCAAGGACTGCATTCAGGGTCTGATCAACACGGAGATGATCAAGCCCGAGGATGAGATTGTGTCCACCTACCACCGCCGCTTCGACCACGGCTACCCCACG
The genomic region above belongs to Purpureocillium takamizusanense chromosome 5, complete sequence and contains:
- a CDS encoding uncharacterized protein (COG:E~COG:G~TransMembrane:11 (i41-62o68-88i108-125o131-155i167-187o193-213i225-244o256-280i287-308o314-331i360-382o)~EggNog:ENOG503NVXV), yielding MSADEKTRVSGDVVRPEASQVLPTVNPQAEKPQPAKAALHPIFYVVTWIGFSSSVILFNKWLLDTLNFRYPVILTTYHLTFATIVTQAMARWTTMLDGRKTVKMTGRVYLRAVVPIGIFFSLSLICGNLTYLYLSVAFIQMLKATTPVAVLISGWTLGVSSPNLKQFLNVSAIVVGVIIASFGEIHFVPIGVLFQIGGIIFEALRLTMVQRLLSSADFKMDPLVSLYYFAPICAVMNGVVALIWEFPKVSMAEVYHVGLFTFFLNGLCAFMLNVSVVFLIGKTSAVVLTLCGVLKDIMLVVASMMIWGTQVTPLQFFGYSIALGGMVYYKLGYDQLKGYIGEAGRQWAEFGARKPVLRKLAVIVLSVFVLFTLFGALAPTYAPAYDPTKLTNEVTNRFKTGAQ
- a CDS encoding uncharacterized protein (SECRETED:SignalP(1-21~SECRETED:cutsite=ALA-VP~SECRETED:prob=0.8880)~EggNog:ENOG503PDY9); translated protein: MVMLPFVLVPVCCWLAAPALAVPTVGAVGSPQVRTDSYFTALRPLSYSLVEHVPSVDPVYPIHRASKAAGEGLWRQQWLSVAEMAGGSIRDVVLLADLADPIPSILVLNMAEPSTGEMLNIFHSPQG
- a CDS encoding uncharacterized protein (COG:H~EggNog:ENOG503NUM6), whose amino-acid sequence is MGADINVDVLVIGMGPTGLGAAKRLNHIDGPSWLIVDSSDKAGGLASTDVTPEGFLYDVGGHVIFSHYKYFDDCLDEALPQDDDWFTHQRISYVRYKGLWVPYPFQNNISMLPKEDQVKCIDGLIDSALECRVANTKPKNFDEWILRMTGQGVADIFMRPYNYKVWAVPTTKMQCQWLGERVAAPDIKTVTKNVILNKVAGNWGPNATFRFPARDGTGGIWIAVADTLPKEKKRFGKQGEVTKVDAENKIVHFADGSTIGYGKLINTMAVDHLVEKMGNQELVKLSKGLFYSTTHVIGVGIRGERPERIGDKCWLYFPEDNCPFYRATIFSNYSPYNQPEASAKLPTLYRADGSKGSSEAKEGPYWSIMLEVSQSSMKPVDEENLLKDCIQGLINTEMIKPEDEIVSTYHRRFDHGYPTPSLEREGVLKELLPKLQDMDILSRGRFGSWRYEVGNQDHSFMLGVEAVDHVHSGAVELTLNYPDFVNSRQNTERRLTQSFGASKANGSAALPSRERASSKATANGGHSRKSSKQVK